The Leptospira wolbachii serovar Codice str. CDC genome segment ACGATTCGTACTAATCACATATAGATGAGTCAAAATCCATACAAAGATTCGGAGCTGGACTTTGATCGGGAAGTTTTTGGGACAGGACTTAGGAAATCTACAGGATACCCTAGTTACGATTGAGTTTTAGAATCAGATTATTTTTTTCTAATTCTGCCTAGATTTCAAAAATCCCACTAATTTTGTCCACCCCACTGCTATAGTGGATCTTAGAGGTTACCACAACACTTTGGAATACATTGAATCATTACTCGAAGAATACTATGAACTATACCTAAATGGAACCTTTTATGAATTTGTTTATCCAGTTTTACTCTTATAAGGATTAGCAAAAAGATAACTAATATACGAAGGCTTCTGAACTAAAAAGAAGCTTTCAACTCAGCTCTTTTTCAAGCCTATCAAAACCTGCATTGGTTCCTTCGACTCGACCACGAACTTCCTCCTCGACAGAAAAATCGCCCAGATTTGGATCCTTTAATAGTACAATCTGTTCGGTAAAGACCATCCTTGTCCTTCCTACAATCAGGAGTTCAAAAACAACTGTGACCAAAGAAACGGAGATGCGAATCTCATTTACATACATACCAAAAGCATAAATAATTCGTTCATTCGTTACTATATCATAATAACGTCCCTCAAAAACATGCCGATTTCCTGAAGGGGTAAGCACAAGATTGGATTCCAAACCACCGATACTGAAGTCTAACGCATATTCTACGGTTTTCCAATCATCATGGCAGGCAAACCATCGTCGTTTGGAGTCGGCATTGGCCCAGGCAGCAAAAGATCTTTCTTTAGAAGCAGGAAGAATCCTTTCGATGGTAAATGTTGAGTGTGTCACTTGTCCTTCTTTCATTTTTATCCTAGTCGGAATTCTCATCCGATGTTTCTATTAAAAATTTATCAAGTTTGTCAAAACTGCGATTCCAAGCTGCTTTTCTTTCCGCCATCCAAGAATCAATTACCGATAGTTTTGTAGGATCCAATCTATATGTACGAACCCTACCTAACTTTTCGGAAAGAACAAGCCCTCCCTCTTCTAAAACTTTTAAGTGTTTCAAAACAGAGGGTAAGGCCATGTCTAGCGGTTCGGCCAATTCTTTGACAGAAGCGGGGCCCAAACTCAAACGTTCAACCATTCCCAAACGACTGCGATCGGCAAGAGCATGGAAGATAAATTCTAAACCAATAATTTTAGACTTCATAAATTTATAGTGATATTGGTGAATTGAATCTGGTTTGAGGCCTTAAGACTATCCATTTCGGAATCTTTTGGGGATTTGATCACTCAAAGGATACATATAAAAATATGGTTCTGCTTCAGCTATCGTGCGTTTGACGGAAGACCTTCCCAATAGATTTTCGAAGTAATTTGTAATTTTCGGGTGTGTGTTCCGAAAACTTACAATCGTATCTGCATAAAACAAAGCGGGGACTGCAGAACAATCGGCCATAGTAAAGTTTTCTCCTGTAATAAAACCTTGGGAACCCAAATGTTTCTCCACCATATCATAAGAAATCTTTAAGGTATTGTAGGCCTCTTCCACACCGAAGGCATCGTTTTTACCTTCGGGTCGCAATCGATCGACAACAATCTTCTGGATAGGGACACTTATGTACAAATCAAAGAACCTATCCCAAAGCCTTGCCTCTAAAGCTAGTTTACTCTCCTTAGGAATGAGTTTTTGGGGACCGGGATAGAATTCTTCCAAATACTCAATGATGATAGACGTTTCGGGAATTGTCTTTTCCCGTTTTCGATCCCGCAAAAGGGGAATTTTTCCCACAGGCCAAAAGGCAAAGAGGCAAAGAGTTCGGCGGCACTCGAATCTTCCTTTAAGAAGTCCACGATGCGAGGTTCAAATTCTGTCCCATTTTCATAAAGGGCGATGAGTACCTTATGGCAAAAGGAAGCGAGGGGGTGGATGTATAGAAGGAGATCTGGAGAGTGATAGTTATCCATTTGGAAAACTATCAAAAGACACGAATTTTTTGGCAAGCCAAATAGTTAACTAAATGGATAACTATTTTTCAAAAATCAAGTCGATGGAAAAAGGAAACACGCCCACTTTTCTTTGGTTTGGGCCTAGTTTTCATAAAAAAGAAAAATGAAAGCTAGTAAATTCGAAACATGACATTTGAGATAGGTCCATTCCTGCACTTATGACATCCAGGACATGGTAAGAAACCGGCGAGCATGTTACCTTGGGTGTATGAAAACAACCAATCCATCAATTCGACATTGGAAGGGACTTCGCCAAGGCGCCATTCAGTTTGTTCGTTGGAACCTTCCTGTTTTACTCATCACGGGACTGACTCTATTCCTTTTACAATGTGTAGGAAAGTCTTCGGAGGCGGAGACACATTTGGTTCCCATCCTGCTTGCTACAGAATCCAACGCGACTTCCCAACTAGGAGGCAACCAAGGTGGATCGGTGGGAGCAGAGTCTCCCATTGCAGTAGACGATCTACCGACAGGTATTCCGCTTCTCAATGAGATTACTTACATCACAAATGATGCCAATCCAGCAGATGATCCCTATTCTACAAAAGGTCTCTTACAATTTCAAAAAACGAGTGTTAGTTTCCAAAAACCAGTTCCAGCGAATACGGAGGTATCTCTCTACTTCGGGAAAAAAAATATGGAACTCCAACCTGATGGGACAGTCACGAATGCATTGGAATTCCTCAAACGTACCGCTGCCAACTACTCTGGTTATACTTATCTGACAGAAGCAGATAAAAAAATCAAAGTGATTGTTGTAGCAAAAAATGAATTTGGAATTTCCACAAAACAACTAACAATCGGGCATCCAAGAAAATGCAAGAATGCAATAAAGGTTTCTGGGACTGTTGGCGATTGTACTGACCATTGTTTTGATATAACTAAAATTGGTGATACAGTGGAGATTACTGCTAAATACAACCTTCCCGTTGATGGTATCTCCTTACACTTAGACATAGTCGGACTAAGTCCGAGAAATTTAACAGAGACCATTGCCCCAGCTGTTGATTTAGAGATTCCTATTCCTAAGGCTGGACTCCACACAGTCAATACTAGTTTCAACATACATGGTAAAGAATTCCTCTGTACGAAGGTTCAATCTTTACTCTTAATGGATCAACCCTTACGATCTGCACTCTTACAAGAGTATCTAAATATTCCAAATGATTGAGACAGATCTTAATAAATCCAGGTTTGTTTATTTGACAAAACTGCCAAATAACTTATCTGGATTCTTTACTAAACAGAAAGGCAAATTTCACTTTTCTATTTCTATGATTCATCTTTACTTTGTTTTTCTTTTTTCAACAGGATTCCTAACTAACTGCAGTTCCACCCCACTGGAAAACGTATGCGATGTAAGTTCCGAATCTTTTTCCAAAACTATATTAGCAAAACTAATCTTAGGTGACACAAGCCATAATTGTGTTTCTATGAATATATCAATTTCAATAAGTTTCACCGTTGGTGGAAAAATTTCCGGGCTTACTGGATCTGGATTGACATTGATTTTAAATCAAAAAGAAACACTCGCGATTCCCCCAGGAAGCAGAGAGTTTACTTTTCCAATCCAAATTCCTATTGGCTCTAACTACGAAGTAAATTTTGCGACTCAAGCTGAGGGTAACTTCTGTGAGTTGAAAAACGCCACAGGAAAGGTTACCAATAGGAATATACAAGATATAGAAATTAATTGTATGGCTTCCTGTATAAAATGTATTATATTTATAACCCAGAATGGCTACCCGGCTAATATTGGCAAAGCATCTAACTTTGATTCCAGTTGCCAGTCAGATCCAAACTACCCTGGCTCTGGTAATTTCAAAGCTATGGTCGTCGACGGAATATCACGAAGAGCAAGTATAACACCAAATATGGGGGACGGTCAGATCGATTGGGTTTTTAAAGCAAACCAGGCTTACATACGGCCAACCGGAATTCCTATAGAAACATCCAATGCCAATGGATTATTTACCACAACAATTTCTACACCAATTACAACAACTAGCTCTGACCATTGGACAGGACTCGAATCAGATTGGACAACATTTTACAATGGAACTAGAGCTTGTTTGAAGTGGACTACAAATTCCTCTAGCGAATTGGGAGTCGTAGGAGATGCTTATACTCAAGATATATTGACACTCACAGCAGGCAAAGGACTGCAACAATGTTCCATCAATCGCGAGTTAGTTTGTGTTGAACAGTAAACGAAGTTTAAATATAGCAGACTGATATTTATTTACCAGAATTGCCTTCTATTATCTTATGTTTAGATAAAAATACTGTCAATCTTTGCAATTGGTCTTTTGATGTTGAGTTGGATTCAGGTAGTACTTTTGCATAGATATTCTTCAAATGATTCCGTAATGTTCCATCCGAAACATTGAGAATCAAGCGAATGAACGAACGACTGTGACCTTCTGCAATCAACTCACAAATTCTAAGTTCTTGTTTTGATAAAGAAAAATCCCCAAGAGATAAAGAAAACGAAAGATTTGGTTTATTTTCTTTCAATGTTGTTTTCAATAAATAGGCAAAAAATAAAAGACCAACAAAAGTTGTTACAATGGATGTGACAAATTCCTTGAAGGGAAAAATCGGAAGAATTCCTAAAAATAAAATTCCAACAAATAAACCAACAGCAAGCGATATCAAAATCGAAGCAAATAAACTATATAAGCTCGGCCTAGAGGTATTATAGCGATTCAAATAAATAGAGAGTAACACAGAGAGAGTGGCATCCACTATTGGATGAAAAGGAGGAAAATCAAATCCATACATCGGCAAAAAATTGGAAAAAAGACCGAACCACCAAACGCATAAGGCAATGATAAATGTCTTACGATCAAAAAAAGGAATCCATTCCTGCGGAGATAGGACAAAATACAAAGACACCGCAATGGCGAAAAAATGGACAGATCCTCCAAGAATCCCACCAAATACGGTAAGTAATGGAGCCATTCCAAAAGAAAGTAACGAAAATCCATAAACAAAATTCTTTGGTATCGACGAACAAAGTAAATCGATGACTAAAGCATAAATGGCAATGATTATAGTAGCTTTATTGAATAACTTCCGGCCAGTACAAAAAGCACACAAAGCAACAAGCACAGGTGCCAAAAGAAAAAACGAATGGCATTGGAAAATCCAGAAAGCCAAACCCATAGTTTCATCCGGTGCAATGCAAAGCGCAGCGGTTGCTGCATTCTGAATTCCAATAGTGAAATAAAAAACGCTGAGTAACCGATGAAAACGATGGTCACGCGTTATATTTTCGATAAAACAGCTAACGTTTGCCAAAGAAGCAAACAGAGGCACCAAAAAGAATATATTGGTCAAAAGAGTTTCATCCTTCTATACAAAGAGAACAACTACCTAAGATTATTTTCCATTCAATTTTGAAATTTCCATATAAGAATTGATGAAAATACTACAATTGTTTGGCGGATTTATGAGGATACTATATCATCCAAAGCTCGGAAGATATTTAAGGGATATTCAGCAATTCGATTGCAAAGATAAAGATACCATTCTTTTCCATAAACAAAATATAATTTAGAAGGGTGACCCTCTGCTAGAAGAGCGGCTAACTGTTCAGTCTGAATTCCATATAAACTTTCAAATTCATAGGAATTGGGGGTTGGTTTGTATCTTTCAATTATTGCTTTTGTTTCTTGTTGAATTCTATGGTGGTGTGTGGCAATGGAACACTTATGGTTTTGGGATATCAGTTGCTCAACATAATCCAAGTAAACTGTATCTAATTCTTCTCCCCGAGAGATTGAGTGACCTGGCGGAGTTTCAAATGCACCTTTTACTATACGGATCCTTCCTTTGTCTAAAATGAGATCCTGAAAGTCTTCTTTTGACCTATACAAATAAGCCTGCAATGTGATGCCTAGATTATCATAAACTTTACGAGTTTGTTTATAAACATCGAGGATCGCATCTGTTTTTTCAGTATCTTCGGCACTTACGATCACTTCTATTTCCGCAGTCTTTGCTTCTTTACAGATTTTTTCTAAATTATCCCGACAAAAATCTTTCGAAAGTGTTAACCCGATATGAGATAAATCCAAAGAAATCGTAGAATGAAGATTTCGATTTTTAATTTCTTTCGCTATTCTGAAGAATTCATTAGTAACATCATTCGCTTCCTGGATTGTCTTTGTACTTTCTCCCATGAACTCAATCGAGCATTTAAAACCTGTTTGGTTCCCAACGATTACTTTTGGGATTGTTTCTTCTAATGTATCACCACCGATAAATCGATCGGCTGCTTTCTTCATAGTTTTAAAAAGAGTTTCGTTATTTAAAATAAAGTCTTTTGCATCAATACTCAATGCAGCTTTTCTTAGAGCTTTCGATCCTAATTGTAATAATTCATCCATCAGTTTCTATTTTAAATTCCTCTCCATTTTTACGATTTAAAAACTCCAAGTGAGTGCTTTGTATGATTTTGTAATTCGATATTCAAAGGCCAACTTTTCCATACATTGGTAACAAAGACAATCGGCAAATTGTAGAGCTAAATAGTCGCGTTCTTCCAAAGAAAGGGTGACTTTGGTGCATTGGCAAAGACTAATAGATCCAACTTTACATTCAAAAATTCGAGAACAATTGGGACAAATTTTCTCTTCATGTTTGGGTAAATCTTGTGTTGTGTCAGATTTTTTTTGGTTTGGTATTTTGGATTCTTCCAAGGTTTATCTCCTTAAACCCGAAATCACAGAATCTCTGTTTGGTGGAGGTTTTCGTCATTCCGGTATCATTTGTCCGGGGCCCTTTCGAAAAATCTAAGAACGAATGATCGTTTACGGGCGATTCATTTGTGGGAAGATCCGACTTTTCCATTAAAAAGTAATGGAATTTACGGTTGCACCGTCAGCTGAGGAATTTCACCTCATTCCTCCCGGAATGTATTCTATACAAACGATAGAGACCGTTTCTGTCAATCTTCTGTTCGTTATGGTTTCTTGTTTTTTAATCTTACCTAACTAAAAAATAAAAATTATACAATTCCTTAATCGCTAAGGGAAGGAAGGTCTTTCGATTTTAATAGAAACTCCGGAGGCATTTCATCTTTCAAATCTACACCCGAAAGTTTTCTCCGAATCGATTCCAGGACAAGATACATGGTTTTCGCTACGGCACTTTCAAAACCAAATCCACCAGGACGAACATTCGAAATACAATTTCGACTTTCATCTGTTTTACCAACTTGCGGACGATAGGTGATATAAACTCCCAAACTATCAGCAGAAGATAATCCCGGCCTCTCTCCAATCACGATAATTGAAATTTTAGAATTCAAAACCTCTCCGATTTCATCTCCAATGGCAACCCTTCCCCATTTAGAAAGGACCAGGGGGCCAAGGCGTAGGCCAGTTTTGTCTACAGCATCCAAAAGAATTTTATAAAAGGGAATCAAATTCTCATCAATTGCTTTTGCAGAAAGACCATCCACACCAATAAGAACCAAATCATATTCACCAGCGAATGGTTGTAACTTGGTAATAGATTCAGAGGACAACCTTCGCCCCAAATCGGGCCGCAATAAATACTCTTCTTTGGAATGCGCTTTACTTTCCACAAAGATACTGGGATTTTTTTTTGGTTTTCCTAGAGTTTCCAAATCCTCGAGTAACTTAAAAAAATTCGGACTCAATAATACAGCGTCTTTGGCTCTGGCATGATCCAATCGAAATTTTAACACTTCTTTGGTGGATATGGAACCTCCAAACCGGTGGAGACCGATCCGCGCATTACTAAATTGTTTCCATTCTTCTAAAAAAGCCATAAATCTATTATCCTAATAGTTCTTCGAGTAAACTCAAATGCCGATTCTCTTTTGGTAAAAATCCATTTTGATTTGAAAAAATCCCTCTATCGAGTAACCACCGTTCAAACTCAGGTGCAGGTTTTAGTCCGAGAACTTGCCGAAGGTACAAAGCATCATGGAAGGATGTACTTTGATAAGACAACATAACATCATCTGCTCCGGGAATTCCCATAATATACGTACAACCTGCAACACCTAACAGTGTCAATAATGTATCCATATCATCTTGATCTGCATCTGCATGGTTTGTATAACAAACATCCACTCCCATAGGAAGACCAAGTAACTTTCCACAAAAATGGTCTTCTAAACCAGCTCGAATGATTTGTTTTCCATTGTATAAATATTCCGGACCAATAAATCCAACAACAGTGTTGACTAGGAGTGGAGAAAACTCTCGTGCCACCGCATAGGCTCTTACCTCTAACGTCTGTTGGTCGATCCCATGATCTGCACCGGCGGATAAAGCACTGCCCTGCCCGGTTTCGAAGTACATTACATTATCTCCCACATTTCCTCGTCCCAACTCAAGAGCCATTTGTCTTGCTTCCTTCAAAATAGAAAGACTTACGCCAAAACTTTTGTTTAAGTCTTCGGTTCCGCCAATGGACTGGAAAACCAAATCCAAAGGGGCACCACGTTTCATTACTTCCATGGAAGTGGTTACATGAGATAAAATACAAGACTGGGTAGGAATGGAGTACTTTTGGATTAGATTGTCCAACATTTCGAGAAGGGCAATGGAGGTGGGAATGTTATCCGTTGCCGGATTGATACCAATCACTGCATCTCCACTTCCTAGAAGAAGACCATCCAAAAGACTTGCCGCAATGCCCTTCGGATCATCGGTGGGATGATTTGGTTGTAACCGGACGGAAAGACGACCAGATAAACCTAGAGTGTTTCTAAATTTGGTGATGACAGTTATTTTTTTACCAACTAAAATTAAATCTTGGTTGGACATAAGTTTGGATACAGCTGCTGCCATCTCAGGAGTGACCCCCCATCGAATGGAAGCAAGCACCTCGGCATTAGTTGTCTCAGCTAACAAAAAATCTCGAAAACCTCCCACAGTAAGGTGGGAAATCGAACCAAATGCTTCTTTATTATGTGAATCAAAGATTAAACGAGTCACCTCATCTTTGTTTGCTGGAATTAGCTCTACGTTTAAAAATTCGGAAAGATATACATCGGCAAGGGCCATTTGTGCGGCCACTCTTTCTTCTTGGCATGTCGCAGAGATTCCTGCAAGGACATCACCCGATCTATGAGGACTGGCCTTTGCCAAAAGGTCTTTTAATTCAGGAAAATGGTAGGTTTTGGCACTGAGGATAGTTTTGTAACCCATGGGTAGATTCTATCCGATTTCGCTGCTTTCGGATAGAACTTTTCATTAGGCTTTTCGGCTATCGAGCAATTTTGAACTAAATGGAAAGAACAGAATCCCTTTATGCTACGTTGCAAATGCCATAAGACACCATGATAAATTTAACAAACATTTGACGAAATTCAATCACCACATTTCTTTTTCTTCTGGTCTTTACATGTCTGGGTTAAAGTAAATCGAGTCAATTCGCACCCAGAGTCACTTACTTTCACAGTATAAGTCGACGGGTTGGACGGATTTTGATAAGTAGTTCTACGATCTTCTTTCATACAAGTGGGGTATGCGGTATAAACTGCTAATTCACAAAGGGCAGCCTCTTCTTTGGCTTTGGAACAATCCTTACCTATCGAAAGACCGCAGTGGAAACTCAATAGAGACAGAACTATCAAAACAATAATTCTAATTCTAAATAAAGATTTAGGGAAAAAAGATACGATAAAATCAATTAAAAACAAACATTCACCTTCCCGAATATAAGATATATCTCATATTTTCAATTCCTATTCTCACCTAATTTAAACACAACAAAACATTTGTTTTGCTGTGAATCTTTTTTGCCCATTTGCTCTTTGCAAAAACCCGCCTCAGATCTGGGATTCGGATTTTTTGGCTCGCAAACGCTTCCCCTATCCTAAAAAAACCCAAAGCTTTACCGGCCCTTTGGGCCCCTTAAAAAGAATTCGATTCAGTTTTTTTTTCCGTTCGCCTTGACAGAATCTCGATTTTCTGCCTCCAACAGCATAAATTTAGACTAAATCTAAAAAATAGCTTGCTTTCCATTGCTAGACTTATTCTAAATTTAAACTAAATCTAGAAATTGAAGGTCAATATGAGAACAACAAATATTTCTGCAATTGCTGTTTTGGTGCTAGCACTCAGCCCACTCGGAGCTGCAGACACCAAAGAACCTGCGAGTTCCATGGAACGCCAAAACATCTCCAACCAGTTTTGGTGGCCAGAACGACTCGATTTGGCACCACTCCGCCAACATGCGGCGGAATCCAACCCCCTGGGGCGACAATACAACTACTCTAAAGAATTCAAAGAACTAGACATCCAAGCGATCAAAGAAGAGATCAAAACTCTAATGAAAACCTCACAAGATTGGTGGCCCTCTGACTATGGACACTATGGACCGTTTTTCATTCGAATGGCATGGCATAGTGCCGGAACCTACCGAATCAATGACGGACGAGGTGGTGCGGGTGGTGGACAACAAAGATTTGAACCACTCAATAGCTGGCCTGATAACGCCAACCTAGACAAAGCACGCCGTCTTCTTTGGCCGATCAAAAAGAAATATGGAAAAAAAATCTCTTGGGCTGACCTCATGGTTCTCACTGGAAACGTAGCCCTCGAATCGATGGGATTCAAAACTTACGGTTTTGCCGGAGGAAGGACAGATGATTGGGAGGCCGACTTAGTCTATTGGGGACCAGAAAAAAAATGGTTAGCCGACGAAAGGTATGAAGGTGAACGCAAACTAAAAAATCCACTCGGGGCAGTTCAGATGGGACTGATTTATGTAAACCCAGAAGGACCGAACGGAAACCCTGACCCACTAGCAGCCGCTAAAGATATAAGAGAAACGTTTGGTCGAATGGCAATGAACGATGAAGAAACAGTAGCCCTCATTGCCGGTGGTCACACTTTCGGTAAGGCGCATGGAAAAGCAGATCCATCCAAACATGTGGGAAAAGAACCAGCAGCAGCGGGAATCGAAGAACAAGGGTTTGGTTGGAAAAATAACCTTAAAAAAGGAAATGCGGAGGATACCATCACCAGCGGACTGGAAGGTGCGTGGACTGCCAATCCAACAAAGTGGACAACACAATATCTAAACAACCTGTTTGGTTTTGAGTGGGTTCAAACGAAAAGTCCGGCCGGTGCCATCCAGTGGATTCCGAAAGATGGGGCGGGGGCCAATATGGTTCCAGATGCACATGACAAAACTCTTCGTCACGCTCCAATCATGTTTACGACTGACTTAGCTTTAAAATTCGATCCAAGTTACAAAGTCATCGCAAAAAAATTCCAAGAGAATCCAAAAGACTTCGAACTCGCATTTGCGAAAGCGTGGTTTAAACTCACTCACAGAGATATGGGACCTCTTTCCCGTTATATCTCCAAAGACTTACCGAAAGAACCTCTCATTTGGCAAGATCCACTCACCAAAGTAGATCATAAGTTAGTTGGTGCAAAAGAAATTGAGAGCCTAAAAGGTAAAATTCTAAAATCGGGACTTTCCATTCCTGAACTTGTCAGAACTGCTTGGGCTTCTGCTGCCAGTTTTCGCAGCACAGACATGAGGGGTGGAGCGAATGGTGCCAGGATCCGCTTAGCTCCTCAAAAAAATTGGGCAGTAAATGATCCGGAAGAACTTTCCAAAACATTAAAGAAATTGGAAGAAATTCGGTCTGATTTCAATGAATCAGGAAACAAAATTTCACTTGCCGACTTGATTGTGCTAGGTGGAACTGCGGCTGTCGAAGAAGCAGCAAAAAAAGCAGGGACCAAAATTGAAGTTCCTTTCACACCAGGTAGAACGGATGCCACTGCAGAACAAACGGATGTGTATTCCTTTTCTGTTTTGGAACCAAAAGCCGATGCATTTCGTAACTACTACGGAGTTGGCAACTCACTTTCACCTACAGAGATGTTAGTGGACAGATCAAACCTGCTGTCCCTGACCATTCCTGAAATGACAGTGCTTCTGGGTGGGATGAGATCTCTTGACGGCAATTCGGGAAAATCCAAACACGGAATTCTAACTAATCGGCCAGGGGTTCTCAGTAATGACTTCTTTGTCAACTTGCTCGACATGTCGACAAAATGGCAAAAGTCTCCACAAACAGAAGGTCTTTACGAAGGTATAGACCGCAAAACAGGCGCTAAAAAATGGACAGCAACTTCTGTGGATCTTATCCTTGGTTCGCATTCGGAACTTCGCGCCGTAGCCGAAGTTTATGCAGCTGATGATGGTAAAGAAAAGTTTGTAAAAGACTTTGTTAGCGCTTGGAACAAAGTGATGATGTTAGACAGGTTTGATGTTAAGAAGTAAAAATGGCCAAAACTTCACGTAAAACTTTCCTAACCAAGTCATTGTATTTGGTAACCTCTCTCTCACTGATTGAGAGGGGTTTGGGTTTGTCCTCGGAAGTGGTGGCAGAAAACAAACCTTCTGGATCCATTCCAGAGGGTTTCACCCCAGTCTCCGAATCTGATCCAACGGCCAAAGCCTTAGGTTTTCACCAAGATGCCAAAAATACTGATTTTACTCTTTATCCAGAAAGAAAGGAAACATCAGCGAAGAATCAATTTTGCAAACACTGTGCTCAGTATACAAAATTGAATGAGGGATGGGGGAAATGTAATATCGTCTCTTCAGGGATTGTATCATCGTTCGGATGGTGTTCTGCTTGGTCACAAAGATCATAAAAAATTTCCATCTAATCCACTAAAAAACCAGGTATCTAGATTACAAAAAGTCCCTGCGAAAACAAAATGCGCAGGGTTTTCTTGTTGTATATAAACTAAATTAAACCTGTTTAAGAAATCCTATTTCCAAACGCATTGAGTGAGATCCACTTTCTCAAAGACCCAAGGTTTGTGTGCATGTTTCGCATTTTTATCTTCGATCAAATCAAAGGACCCAGCTTCAGAAGAAATACTTTGGAAGTATAAAGTGAACGGTATGTTCTTCATCTGGGTTCGTTTGGGACAAAGTCCCACTCCCTCAGATTTCAAAAACGAGTAAGAAGTTCCCAAATCATCGCGAAACACCATCCCTTCTTTCAATACACAAACTTTTTTAGACTCTTTAGTATACAATTCCAACTGTGTTTCCGTATCTGAAACACA includes the following:
- the katG gene encoding catalase/peroxidase HPI, with amino-acid sequence MRTTNISAIAVLVLALSPLGAADTKEPASSMERQNISNQFWWPERLDLAPLRQHAAESNPLGRQYNYSKEFKELDIQAIKEEIKTLMKTSQDWWPSDYGHYGPFFIRMAWHSAGTYRINDGRGGAGGGQQRFEPLNSWPDNANLDKARRLLWPIKKKYGKKISWADLMVLTGNVALESMGFKTYGFAGGRTDDWEADLVYWGPEKKWLADERYEGERKLKNPLGAVQMGLIYVNPEGPNGNPDPLAAAKDIRETFGRMAMNDEETVALIAGGHTFGKAHGKADPSKHVGKEPAAAGIEEQGFGWKNNLKKGNAEDTITSGLEGAWTANPTKWTTQYLNNLFGFEWVQTKSPAGAIQWIPKDGAGANMVPDAHDKTLRHAPIMFTTDLALKFDPSYKVIAKKFQENPKDFELAFAKAWFKLTHRDMGPLSRYISKDLPKEPLIWQDPLTKVDHKLVGAKEIESLKGKILKSGLSIPELVRTAWASAASFRSTDMRGGANGARIRLAPQKNWAVNDPEELSKTLKKLEEIRSDFNESGNKISLADLIVLGGTAAVEEAAKKAGTKIEVPFTPGRTDATAEQTDVYSFSVLEPKADAFRNYYGVGNSLSPTEMLVDRSNLLSLTIPEMTVLLGGMRSLDGNSGKSKHGILTNRPGVLSNDFFVNLLDMSTKWQKSPQTEGLYEGIDRKTGAKKWTATSVDLILGSHSELRAVAEVYAADDGKEKFVKDFVSAWNKVMMLDRFDVKK
- a CDS encoding high-potential iron-sulfur protein, which codes for MAKTSRKTFLTKSLYLVTSLSLIERGLGLSSEVVAENKPSGSIPEGFTPVSESDPTAKALGFHQDAKNTDFTLYPERKETSAKNQFCKHCAQYTKLNEGWGKCNIVSSGIVSSFGWCSAWSQRS